Part of the Streptomyces sp. NBC_01460 genome, CCCTGGCGGTGGCCGCTCCCGGCACGACCGCGAGCAGTGCCGCCAGCAGGCCGGCGAGGAGCCAGGCGAGGAGCCCGGCCGGGGAAGCGGCGGCAGAGGGAGCGGCGGCCGGGGGAGCGGCGGCTGCTGGGCCGGTCACCGGTGGGACGGGCCCGGCCGACCGCGGAACCGTCGGCGCACACGCCCGCGACGGGCCCGGCGCGGGCGGCGCCTCCGGGCGGGCGGCACGGCAGCGGCCGGCGGTCTTTCCTGGTGAGCGGCGCATGACGGAACGATCTCCCGGATGCCCGTCCCGCGGGGATCACGGCCCGGATCTGTGGACGACCGGTGGGTTGTGGACATCGCCGTCACCCGGCACCCGGCGGGTCCCGTACACTTCTTCTGGCGATCCGGGTCACCGGGTCGACTTCGCACGCCCCGCCACCTCCCTCTCTGCGGACGGTGGCCGCGCTCCTCGGTCCCTCGTGGCACGGCGCGTCGGGGCGTCAGGCGCGACAGCAATCCTGCGGTCGCGACAACCGAGCACCTCAAGGAGTACGGCCATGGCCGTCGTCACGATGCGGGAGCTGCTGGAAAGCGGCGTCCACTTCGGTCACCAGACCCGTCGCTGGAACCCGAAGATGAAGCGCTTCATCTTCACCGAGCGCAACGGCATCTACATCATCGACCTGCTCCAGTCGCTGTCGTACATCGACCGCGCCTACGAGTTCGTCAAGGAGACCGTCGCCCACGGCGGCTCCATCATGTTCGTGGGTACGAAGAAGCAGGCCCAGGAGGCCATCGCCGAGCAGGCGACGCGCGTCGGCATGCCGTACGTCAACCAGCGTTGGCTCGGTGGCATGCTCACCAACTTCTCCACCGTCTACAAGCGCCTTCAGCGTCTGAAGGAGCTCGAGCTCATCGACTTCGAGGACGTGGCCGCCTCCGGCCTCACCAAGAAGGAGCTCCTGGTCCTCTCCCGCGAGAAGGCCAAGCTGGAGAAGACCCTCGGTGGTATCCGCGAGATGCAGAAGGTGCCGAGCGCCGTCTGGATCGTCGACACCAAGAAGGAGCACATCGCCGTCGGTGAGGCGCGCAAGCTCCACATCCCGGTCGTCGCGATCCTCGACACCAACTGCGACCCCGACGAGGTCGACTACAAGATTCCGGGCAACGACGACGCGATCCGCTCCGTCACCCTGCTCACCCGCGTGATCGCCGACGCCGTCGCCGAGGGCCTCATCGCCCGCTCCGGTGCCGCCACCGGTGACTCGAAGCCGGGCGAGAAGGCCGCCGGCGAGCCCCTCGCCGAGTGGGAGCGCGACCTGCTCACGGGCGAGAAGAAGGACGACGCCGAGGTCCAGTCCTCCGCCGAGACCGAGAAGGCCGCCGACGCCGAGCCGGCCGCCGCCGCCGACGAGCAGGCTGCCGAGCAGGCCGAGGCGCCCGCCGCCGAGGCCCCCGCCGCCGAGGCCCCGGCCACGGACGAGCAGGCCTGACACCCGTCAGTCACGGCTGAATGACGGCGGGGGCCGGTGCACTGGCACCGCCCCCGCCGTTCACCCGTAGATCTTTCAGACTTCGAGAGAGAAACAGACTCATGGCGAACTACACCGCCGCTGACGTCAAGAAGCTCCGCGAGCTCACCGGCGCCGGCATGATGGACTGCAAGAAGGCGCTCGACGAGGCCGACGGCAATGTGGACGGTGCCGTCGAGGCGCTCCGCATCAAGGGCCAGAAGGGCGTCGCCAAGCGCGAGGGCCGTTCCGCCGAGAACGGTGCCGTCGTCTCCCTCCTCGCCGAGGACAAGACGTCCGGCGTCCTGCTCGAGCTGAAGTGCGAGACGGACTTCGTCGCCAAGGGCGACAAGTTCCAGGCCGTCGCCAACACGCTCGCCGCCCACGTCGCCGCGACCTCCCCGGCCGACATCGAGGCGCTCCTCGCCTCCGAGATCGAGCCCGGCAAGACCGTCCAGGCGTACGTGGACGAGGCCAACGCCAACCTCGGCGAGAAGATCGTCCTGGACCGCTTCGCGCAGTTCCAGGGTGCCTACGTCTCCGTGTACATGCACCGCACCATGCCCGACCTGCCCCCGCAGATCGGTGTCATGGTCGAGCTGGACAAGGCCGACGCCGAGCTGGCCAAGGGCCTCGCGCAGCACATCGCCGCCTTCGCCCCGAAGTACCTGTCCCGCGAGGACGTCCCGGCCGAGGTCGTCGAGGCCGAGCGCCGCGTCGCCGAGGAGACCACGCGCGCCGAGGGCAAGCCGGAGGCCGCGCTCCCGAAGATCGTCGAGGGTCGCGTCAACGGCTTCTTCAAGGAGGCCACCCTCCTCGGCCAGCCCTACGCGCTGGACAACAAGAAGTCCGTCCAGAAGGTCCTGGACGAGGCCGGTGTCACCCTGAAGCGCTTCACGCGTATCAAGGTCGGCATCTGAGTCCGTCCGCGAACAACGGTGGACCCCGATAGGGTCTGGTGCAGTCGACGGCCGCACCTAGCCGGACGACCGCAGATCTGACGAGGAGGCCATTGCCGCTGAGGGACAACAGACCCACCGGCAATGGCCTTCTTCGTATGTGCACGAGGAGAATCTCCATGAACAAGGGCGCGGACGCCACACAGGGTGACCACAAGCGCGACGACGGCACGATTTCCGGACGCTTCATGCTGAAGCTGTCCGGCGAGGCCTTCGCCGGTGGCGGAGGCCTCGGTGTCGACCCCGATGTCGTGCACGCCATCGCCCGCGAGATCGCCGCGGTCGTACGCGACGGCGCGGAGATCGCCGTCGTCATCGGCGGCGGAAACTTCTTCCGTGGCGCCGAGCTCCAGCAGCGCGGCATGGACCGGGCGCGGTCCGACTACATGGGCATGCTCGGCACGGTCATGAACTGCCTGGCGCTGCAGGACTTCCTGGAGAAGGAAGGCATCGACTCACGCGTCCAGACCGCCATCACCATGGGCCAGGTCGCGGAGCCGTACATCCCGCTCCGTGCCGTACGGCACCTGGAGAAGGGACGCGTCGTGATCTTCGGTGCCGGCATGGGGATGCCGTACTTCTCCACCGACACGACCGCCGCCCAGCGCGCCCTGGAGATCGACGCCGAGGCGCTGCTGATGGGGAAGAACGGCGTGGACGGGGTCTACGACTCCGACCCGAGGACCAACCCCGGCGCGGTGAAGTTCGACGCCCTGGAGTACGGCGAGGTGATCGCCCGCGACCTCAAGGTCGCCGACGCCACCGCGATCACCCTCTGCCGTGACAACCAGCTCCCGATCCTCGTCTTCGAACTGACCCAGGAGGGCAATATCGCCCGCGCGGTCAAGGGTGAGAAGATCGGCACGCTGGTGAGCGACGAGAGCACCCGGGCCTGACGGCCCACGAGATGGACAACGGCCTGCCGGTCGGACACCGTGCAGGTGAGGACGCGACGCAGGATCCGCAGGACCCGACGATGCCGGGTCCGATCAAGACACGCAGGAGCACGTGGTGATCGAAGAAATCCTCCTCGAGGCCGAGGAGAAGATGGAGAAGGCCGTCGTCGTCGCGAAAGAGGACTTCGCCGCGATCCGCACCGGCCGTGCGCACCCGGCGATGTTCAACAAGATCGTCGCGGACTACTACGGCGCGCTGACCCCGATCAACCAGCTGGCCTCGTTCTCGGTCCCCGAGCCGCGGATGGCCGTGGTGACCCCGTTCGACAAGACGGCGCTGCGCAACATCGAGCAGGCGATCCGTGACTCCGACCTCGGGGTCAACCCGAGCAACGACGGCAACATCATCCGTGTGACGTTCCCCGAGCTCACGCAGGACCGCCGCAAGGAGTACATCAAGGTCGCCAAGACCAAGGCCGAGGACTCCAAGATCTCGATCCGCTCCATCCGCCGCAAGGCCAAGGAGTCGCTCGACAAGCTCGTCAAGGACAAGGAGTCCGGCGAGGACGAGGTCCGCCGCGCGGAGAAGGAGCTCGACGACACCACCGCGAAGTACGTGGCGCAGGTGGACGAGCTGCTCAAGCACAAGGAAGCCGAGCTGCTCGAAGTCTGATGAACGACTCTTCCTGGGGCGCCCCGCAGGGAGCCGGATACTGGAGCGCTCCCGAGATGGGGGCCGCTCCGGCGGGTCCTGCATACGATGTGCACGGCGCCCAGCAGACTCGGCCCATGCCCATCGTGCCGGACGTTCCCGACGCAGGTAGAGACGCTGACGACCGCGACGACCGGAACGGGGGCGCCGCGCGCGTCAGCGGCCCCCTGTTCCGTGACGAGAAGCCGCAGGAGCCCATGTCCACCCCGCTGCCGTCCCCGCCGCCCAAGAAGCGGGCGGGGCGTGACCTGCGCGCCGCCATAGGGGTCGGTGTCGGTCTCGGTGCCCTCGTCGCCGGCTCCCTCTTCATCGTGAAGGCCGTCTTCGTCGGTGTGGTCGTGCTGGCGGTGGTGGTGGGCCTCTGGGAGCTCACCTCCCGCCTCAAGGAGCGCAAGGGCATCAACGCCCCCCTCGTGCCGCTCGCCGTCGGCGGCGCCGCGATGGTGGTCGCCGGTTATGTGCGGGAGGCGGAGGGTGCCTGGGTCGCCATGGCGCTCACCGCGCTCGCGGTGCTCGTCTGGCGGATGACGGAGCCGCCCGAGGGATACCTCAAGGACGTCACGGCGGGTGTCTTCGCCGTCTTCTACGTGCCCTTCCTGGCGACGTTCGTCACGATGATGCTCACCGCGGACGACGGTGCGTGGCGTGTGCTGACGTTCCTGCTGCTCACCGTGGTCAGCGACACCGGTGCGTACGCCGTGGGCTGGCGCTTCGGGACGCACAAGCTGGCTCCGCGCATCAGCCCCGGGAAGACCCGTGAGGGTCTGTTGGGTGCCGTCGGTTTCGCGATGGTGGCCGGCGCCCTGTGCATGGAGTTCCTGATCGACGACGGGACCTGGTGGCAGGGTCTGCTGATGGGGCTCGCGGTCGCCGCCAGCGCCACGCTGGGCGACCTGGGTGAGTCCATGATCAAGCGGGACCTGGGCATCAAGGACATGGGCACGCTGTTGCCCGGTCACGGCGGCATCATGGACCGGCTCGACTCGCTCCTGCCGAGCGCTCCGGTCGTGTGGCTCCTGCTGGTGCTGTTCGTCGGATCGGGCTGACGTTCCCGGTTCCGCCTCGCGTTCCCACGAAGGGCCCGCCGTCCACGGCGGGCCCTTCGCGTGTACCCGGGGCCGCCGCTCAGCGGTTCTGCTCGGCGGGTGCCTGCTCAGCGGCGTCGGGGAAACCTCCAGCCGTTCCTGCGGAGCCGCACGAGGACGTACACCCCGCACAGGGCCCACACCCCCAGGAAAGCCCATCGGAACCAGGGCGGGCCCTGCCAGCGCTCGGCGAGTTCGACCGCGAACGGCATGTGAGGGGTCATGCGCTGCGTGTGCCCACGCTCCGGGCGGGGACACGCGGCGTGTGGATACCGGGGCCCGCGCCTCTGGACGCCTGTGGGTCGCCCACCGATACCGGCGGTGTGGAATTCGCCGTCTTCATGACGGCGATCCGGCCGCCGAAGCCGGGCCAGGGACCTCACCGGGGAATGTGTGACGCCGGTGACGACGGCGTACGCGTACGCGCTTCCAGATCGCCAGCAGGTGACCGCACCTCCCGCTGTCCGCCGTGCGATCGGTCACGGTCCCCGCGCGTGCGCCGGGCCGTTCCGGGGCCGTCGAGAGGCGCCCACGTCGGCTGATGGCGGCCGGTGACGCCCGGGGCCCCCGGCCCCTCGCCCCTCCTGGGCCTGCGGAGGTCTCTGGGACCACGGCGTGTCTGTAACACTGGAGGAACCATGCCTAAGCCCGGAGAACTCACTTTCGTCGCGCCCCGTGGAGCCAAGCGGCCGCCGCGGCACCTCGCCGACCTCACGCCCGACGAGCGCAAGGAAGCAGTCGCCGCGACCGGCGAGAAGCCCTTCCGCGCCAAGCAGCTGTCGCAGCACTACTTCACGCGGTACGCGCACGACCCGGCGGAGTGGACCAACATCCCGGCCGCGTCGCGCGACAAGCTCGCGGAGGCGATGTTCCCGGATCTGATGTCGGTCATGCGCCATATCAGCTGTGACGACGACACCACCCGCAAGACGCTCTGGAAGCTGCACGACGGCACGCTCGTCGAGTCCGTCCTCATGCGGTACCCGGACCGGGTGACCATGTGCATCTCGTCGCAGGCGGGCTGCGGGATGAACTGCCCGTTCTGCGCGACCGGGCAGGCGGGGCTCGACCGCAACCTGTCGACCGCCGAGATCGTGCACCAGATCGTGGACGGCATGCGGGCGCTGCGGGACGGCGAGGTCCCGGGCGGGCCGGCCCGGCTGTCCAACATCGTCTTCATGGGCATGGGCGAGCCGCTGGCCAACTACAAGCGTGTGGTCGGGGCGATCCGCCGGCTGACGGACCCCGAGCCGGACGGCCTGGGGCTCTCGCAGCGCGGGATCACCGTCTCCACGGTGGGCCTCGTGCCGGCGATGCTGCGCTTCGCCGACGAGGGCTTCAAGTGCCGCCTCGCGGTCTCGCTGCACGCCCCGGACGACGAGCTGCGCGACACCCTCGTCCCCGTGAACACCCGCTGGAAGGTCCGTGAGGTCCTGGACGCCGCGTGGGAGTACGCGGAGAAGTCGGGCCGCCGTATCTCCATCGAGTACGCGCTGATCCGCGACATCAACGACCAGGCGTGGCGGGGCGACCGGCTGGGCCGTCTGCTCAAGGGCAAGCGGGTGCACGTCAACCTCATCCCGCTGAACCCGACCCCGGGCTCGAAGTGGACCGCCTCGCGGCCCGAGGACGAGAAGGCCTTCGTCGAGGCCATCGCCGCCCATGGGGTGCCGGTGACCGTCCGCGACACCCGTGGCCAGGAGATCGACGGCGCCTGCGGGCAGCTGGCGGCCTCCGAGCGCTGAGGGGGTTCCGCCGGGCCGGTTCGATCCGGCCGGTCCGGCGTGATCCGACCGGTGTAGCCTGGCCCCGAAATCAACTTCATATTCCGACAGGGGAGCGCCACAGCGCTGAGAGTGCGGCACCGAGGACAGGTCGGCCGCAGACCCTCTGAACCTCGCCCGGGTCATTCCGGGTAGGAAGTTCGGACCTTACTCAAGCTGTTGCGCCCTGCCCGCTCACGAGCGGGCGGGGCCGCGTCTCTTCCTGGTCACCTCCAGGAGGAATCACATGAACACCACCACGAAGTACGCGGCGACGGCGCTCGCCGCCGCGCTCGGCGTCACCGTGCTCGCGGGCTGCGGCGGTTCCGACGACAAGGCTTCCGGTGACACGGGGGCCGGTTCCAAGACCGTCACGCTGGTCAGCCACGACTCGTTCAACGCCTCGGACGCCGTCCTCAAGGCGTTCACGAAGGAGACCGGCTACCAGGTCAAGGTGCTCAAGAGCGGTGATGCCGGAGCCGCGCTCAACCAGGAGATCCTGACCAAGGGCTCCCCCCGGGGCGACGTGTTCTTCGGCGTCGACAACACCCTGCTCTCCCGCGCCCTGGACAACGGCCTGTTCACGCCGTACGAGGCGAAGGGCCTCGACCGCGTCGAGGCCGACACCCAGCTCGACGCGGACCACCGGGTCACGCCCGTCGACACCGGCGACATCTGCGTCAACTACGACAAGAAGTACTTCGCCGACAAGAAGCTCGACCCGCCGAAGTCCTTCGACGACCTGCTGAAGCCCGCGTACAAGAACCTCCTCGTCACCGAGAACGCCGCGACCTCCTCGCCCGGCCTCGGCTTCCTCCTCGGTACCGTCGCCACCTACGGCGAGACCGGCTACCAGGACTACTGGAAGAAGCTGAAGGACAACGGGGTCAAGACCGTCGACGGCTGGGAGCAGGCGTACAACGAGGAGTTCTCGGGCTCCGCGGGCGGCAAGAAGGCCAAGGCCGACCGTCCGCTCGTCGTCTCGTACGCCTCCAGCCCGCCCGTCGAGGTGCTGTACGCCGATCCGCGGCCCACCGAGGCGCCGACCGGGGTCGCCACCGGTACCTGCTTCCGCCAGATCGAGTTCGCCGGCCTCCTGGACGGTGCGAGGAACGAGGCGGGCGGCAAGGCACTGCTGGACTTCCTGATCAGCAAGCAGTTCCAGGAGGACATGCCGCTGAACATGTTCGTGAACCCGGTGGCGAAGGACGCGAAGCTGCCGGAGCTCTTCACGAAGTTCGGTGCGTCCGTCGACAAGCCGGCGACGGTGGACCCGGAGAAGATCGCCAAGAACCGTGAGCAGTGGGTCCAGTCGTGGTCCTCGCTCGTCGTGAAGTAGCCGCGCGGCCCGCGGGCGGGGGTAACGCGGTGCGGCTCGGCCTGATGGCCGTGCCCGTCGCGTTCTTCGCGCTGTTCTTCGCCTACCCGGTCGTCGCGATCGTCGGCCGGGGGCTGAAGGCGGGGGGAGACTGGCAGTTCGGCCGGATCGGCACGGTGCTGAGCCGGCCGGACATCCTGGACGTCCTCTGGTTCACGACCTGGCAGGCTCTCGCCTCCACCGCGCTCACCCTCCTGATCGCGCTGCCGGGAGCCTACGTCTTCGCCCGCTTCGACTTCCCCGGCAAACAGGTGCTGCGCGCCGTGGTGACCGTGCCGTTCGTCCTGCCCACGGTCGTGGTGGGCACGGCGTTCCTCGCCCTGCTGGGACGCGGCGGGTTCCTCGACGAGCTCTGGGGGGTCAGGCTCGACACGACCGTGTGGGCGATCCTGCTCGCCCATGTGTTCTTCAACTACGCCGTGGTCGTACGGACCGTGGGCGGCCTGTGGTCACAGCTCGACCCCCGCCAGGAGGAGGCCGCCCGGGTGCTCGGGGCCGGCCGCTTCGCCGCCTGGCGGCGGGTGACCCTGCCCGCGCTGGCCCCGGCCGTGGCCGCCGCGGCGCTGATGGTCTTCCTCTTCACGTTCACCTCCTTCGGAGTGGTCCAGATCCTCGGCGGTCCGGCCTACTCCACGCTGGAGGTGGAGATCTACCGGCAGACCGCGCAGCTGCTGGACCTGCCGACGGCCGCGGTGCTGACCCTGGTCCAGTTCGCCGCCGTGGGCGGGATCCTCGCCGTGCACGCGTGGACCGTGCGGCGCAGGGAGACCGCCCTGAGGCTGGTCGACCCGGCGCAGACCGCCCGGCCGCCCCGGGGAGCCGGACAGCGGGCGCTGCTCGGCGGCGTCCTGCTGACGGTGCTCCTGCTCATCCTGCTGCCCCTCGGCGTGCTGGTGGAGCGCTCCTTCGACACCTCCGGCGGCTACGGACTCGCCTTCTACCGCGCACTGCAGTCCGTCGACGCCAACGGTTCCACCTTCCTGGTCCCGCCGCTCGACGCCATCGGCAACTCGCTGCGCTACGCGCTGGTCGCGACCCTCATCGCCCTGGTGGTCGGCGGCCTCGCGGCCGCCGCGCTGACCCGGCGGGCGGGCCGTCTGGTACGGGGTTTCGACGCGCTGCTGATGCTGCCGCTCGGCGTCTCCGCCGTCACCGTCGGCTTCGGCTTCCTCATCACGCTGGACGAGCCGCCGCTCGACCTGCGGACGTCCTGGATCCTCGTCCCGCTCGCGCAGGCGCTGGTGGGTGTCCCCTTCGTCGTACGCACGATGCTGCCCGTCCTGCGCGCCGTGGACGACCGGCTGAGGGAGGCCGCCGCGGTGCTCGGCGCGTCGCCGCTGCGGGCCTGGCGCGAGGTGGACCTGCCGCTCGTCCGACGGGCGGTGCTGGTCGCCGCGGGCTTCGCCTTCGCCGTGTCGCTCGGGGAGTTCGGGGCGACCGTCTTCATCGCCCGCCCCGACAACCCCACCCTGCCCGTCGCCGTGGCCAGGCTGCTGGGTCGCTCGGGAGAGCTCAACTACGGCCAGGCCATGGCCCTGAGCACGATTCTGATGCTCGTCTGCGCGGTGTCGCTGCTCCTGCTCGAACGTATCCGCACCGACCGATCCGGGGAGTTCTAGAGATGCTGGCAGTGGAGACCGCCACGGTCCGGTTCGGGGGGCGGACCGCGCTGGACGCGGTGGACCTGGAGGTCGCGGACCACGAGATCGTCTGTGTGCTGGGGCCGAGCGGCAGCGGCAAGTCGACGCTGCTGCGTGCCGTGGCCGGGCTGCAGCCCCTGGACGGCGGGCGGGTGCTGCTGGACGGGGAGGACCAGGCGCCGCTGCCCGTGCACCGGCGAGGGCTCGGGCTGATGTTCCAGGACCACCAGCTGTTCCCGCACCGGGACGCCGGCGCCAACGTCGCCTTCGGTCTGCGGATGCACGGCGTCCCCCGGGCCGAGCGCGACCGCCGGGCCGACGAACTGCTGGACCTGGTCGGCCTGCCCGGAGCCGGCCGGCGGGCGGTCACCGCGCTCTCCGGGGGCGAGCAGCAGCGGGTGGCGCTCGCCCGGGCCCTGGCGCCCCGCCCGAGGCTGCTGATGCTGGACGAACCGCTGGGACAGCTGGACCGGAGCCTGCGTGAACGGCTCGTCGTCGAACTCCGCACCCTCTTCGGCCGGCTGGGCACCACGGTCCTCGCCGTCACCCACGACCAGGGCGAGGCCTTCGCGCTCGCCGACCGGGTCGTGGTTATGCGGGACGGCCGCATCGCCCAGGCGGGCACCCCCCTGGAGGTCTGGCAGCAGCCCGCGTCGGCGTTCGTCGCCCGTTTCCTCGGCTTCGACAACCTGGTCGACGCCGTGGTCACGGGCACGGCCGCCGACACCGCCTGGGGCAAGGTGCCGGTGCCGGACGGCTCGCCCCAGGGCGCGTGCGAGCTGCTCGTGCGGCCGGGCGGCGTCCGGATCGGGAGCCCGAAGGACGGCCTGCGCTGCACGGTGGGCGTCCGCACCTTCCGCGGCCACCACGTCACCGTGCTCCTGCACCCCGTGGACGGCCCGGCCCTGGAGGCGGAGTGCGGGTTGAGGGACACCCCGGACGAGGGAGCCGTCGTCGGCGTGGCCTTCGACCCGGCGGAGACGGTGGTCCTCCCCCCGGCCTGACCGGTGGGGCGGCGCTCCTTCCCCCGGGCTGACCCGTCCGCTGGCGTTCGTCCCCGGAGCCTGGTCCTCTGGACGGGCAGGGGGCCGAGGCGTCGGAAGGGAACAGGGCCATGGCCGAGTCAGCACGCGAGGGCATCGACATCACCCGAGTCGTCGCGGCTCCGCGAGACCGGGTCTTCGAGGCCTGGACCGTCCCCGAGGACTTCGCCGCCTGGTACGGGGGCGAAGCCGACGTGCCGCTGGACCGGGTGTCGATGGACGTCGTGCCGGGCGGTGCGTGGAGCCTGGTCATCCTGGTCCCCGGCGTGGAGATGCCCTTCCACGGTGTCTACCGGGAGGTGACGGCCCCCGAGAGGCTCGTCTTCACCCTGAAGGACGGGAGCGCGCCCGAGGACATCGAGGGGGAGACCGTGACCGTCACCCTGACCGAGCTGGGCCGGAAGTCCACCGAGATGGTCTTCCGCCAGCGCGGCGGCCATCTCACACCCGAGCAGTACGCGGCGGCCGAGGACGGCTGGGAGGCGTTCTTCGACGCACTCGACGCCCGGCTCGCCGCCCGCTGAACCCGGCCGGTCCGGGTCAGCCCGTCAGCCGGGCGAGCGCCCCGGCCGCCTCCTCCACCGTGTCGACGAGCGCGATCCGGGACTCCATGGCCCGGCCCTCCGCCAGCGCGCTCAGCAGCGGCCAGGCGGGCAGCTTCTCCGTCCAGTGCGCGCGGTTCACCAGCACCATCGGTGTGGGCGCGGAACGCGACTCGTAGTAGTTCGGCGTCGCGTTGTCGAAGATCTCCTGCACGGTCCCGGCGGCGCCCGGGAGGAAGATCACGCCGGC contains:
- a CDS encoding phosphatidate cytidylyltransferase, which encodes MNDSSWGAPQGAGYWSAPEMGAAPAGPAYDVHGAQQTRPMPIVPDVPDAGRDADDRDDRNGGAARVSGPLFRDEKPQEPMSTPLPSPPPKKRAGRDLRAAIGVGVGLGALVAGSLFIVKAVFVGVVVLAVVVGLWELTSRLKERKGINAPLVPLAVGGAAMVVAGYVREAEGAWVAMALTALAVLVWRMTEPPEGYLKDVTAGVFAVFYVPFLATFVTMMLTADDGAWRVLTFLLLTVVSDTGAYAVGWRFGTHKLAPRISPGKTREGLLGAVGFAMVAGALCMEFLIDDGTWWQGLLMGLAVAASATLGDLGESMIKRDLGIKDMGTLLPGHGGIMDRLDSLLPSAPVVWLLLVLFVGSG
- the frr gene encoding ribosome recycling factor, with protein sequence MIEEILLEAEEKMEKAVVVAKEDFAAIRTGRAHPAMFNKIVADYYGALTPINQLASFSVPEPRMAVVTPFDKTALRNIEQAIRDSDLGVNPSNDGNIIRVTFPELTQDRRKEYIKVAKTKAEDSKISIRSIRRKAKESLDKLVKDKESGEDEVRRAEKELDDTTAKYVAQVDELLKHKEAELLEV
- a CDS encoding ABC transporter permease, translated to MAVPVAFFALFFAYPVVAIVGRGLKAGGDWQFGRIGTVLSRPDILDVLWFTTWQALASTALTLLIALPGAYVFARFDFPGKQVLRAVVTVPFVLPTVVVGTAFLALLGRGGFLDELWGVRLDTTVWAILLAHVFFNYAVVVRTVGGLWSQLDPRQEEAARVLGAGRFAAWRRVTLPALAPAVAAAALMVFLFTFTSFGVVQILGGPAYSTLEVEIYRQTAQLLDLPTAAVLTLVQFAAVGGILAVHAWTVRRRETALRLVDPAQTARPPRGAGQRALLGGVLLTVLLLILLPLGVLVERSFDTSGGYGLAFYRALQSVDANGSTFLVPPLDAIGNSLRYALVATLIALVVGGLAAAALTRRAGRLVRGFDALLMLPLGVSAVTVGFGFLITLDEPPLDLRTSWILVPLAQALVGVPFVVRTMLPVLRAVDDRLREAAAVLGASPLRAWREVDLPLVRRAVLVAAGFAFAVSLGEFGATVFIARPDNPTLPVAVARLLGRSGELNYGQAMALSTILMLVCAVSLLLLERIRTDRSGEF
- the pyrH gene encoding UMP kinase gives rise to the protein MNKGADATQGDHKRDDGTISGRFMLKLSGEAFAGGGGLGVDPDVVHAIAREIAAVVRDGAEIAVVIGGGNFFRGAELQQRGMDRARSDYMGMLGTVMNCLALQDFLEKEGIDSRVQTAITMGQVAEPYIPLRAVRHLEKGRVVIFGAGMGMPYFSTDTTAAQRALEIDAEALLMGKNGVDGVYDSDPRTNPGAVKFDALEYGEVIARDLKVADATAITLCRDNQLPILVFELTQEGNIARAVKGEKIGTLVSDESTRA
- a CDS encoding SRPBCC family protein codes for the protein MAESAREGIDITRVVAAPRDRVFEAWTVPEDFAAWYGGEADVPLDRVSMDVVPGGAWSLVILVPGVEMPFHGVYREVTAPERLVFTLKDGSAPEDIEGETVTVTLTELGRKSTEMVFRQRGGHLTPEQYAAAEDGWEAFFDALDARLAAR
- the tsf gene encoding translation elongation factor Ts, which codes for MANYTAADVKKLRELTGAGMMDCKKALDEADGNVDGAVEALRIKGQKGVAKREGRSAENGAVVSLLAEDKTSGVLLELKCETDFVAKGDKFQAVANTLAAHVAATSPADIEALLASEIEPGKTVQAYVDEANANLGEKIVLDRFAQFQGAYVSVYMHRTMPDLPPQIGVMVELDKADAELAKGLAQHIAAFAPKYLSREDVPAEVVEAERRVAEETTRAEGKPEAALPKIVEGRVNGFFKEATLLGQPYALDNKKSVQKVLDEAGVTLKRFTRIKVGI
- a CDS encoding thiamine ABC transporter substrate-binding protein; its protein translation is MNTTTKYAATALAAALGVTVLAGCGGSDDKASGDTGAGSKTVTLVSHDSFNASDAVLKAFTKETGYQVKVLKSGDAGAALNQEILTKGSPRGDVFFGVDNTLLSRALDNGLFTPYEAKGLDRVEADTQLDADHRVTPVDTGDICVNYDKKYFADKKLDPPKSFDDLLKPAYKNLLVTENAATSSPGLGFLLGTVATYGETGYQDYWKKLKDNGVKTVDGWEQAYNEEFSGSAGGKKAKADRPLVVSYASSPPVEVLYADPRPTEAPTGVATGTCFRQIEFAGLLDGARNEAGGKALLDFLISKQFQEDMPLNMFVNPVAKDAKLPELFTKFGASVDKPATVDPEKIAKNREQWVQSWSSLVVK
- the rlmN gene encoding 23S rRNA (adenine(2503)-C(2))-methyltransferase RlmN; amino-acid sequence: MPKPGELTFVAPRGAKRPPRHLADLTPDERKEAVAATGEKPFRAKQLSQHYFTRYAHDPAEWTNIPAASRDKLAEAMFPDLMSVMRHISCDDDTTRKTLWKLHDGTLVESVLMRYPDRVTMCISSQAGCGMNCPFCATGQAGLDRNLSTAEIVHQIVDGMRALRDGEVPGGPARLSNIVFMGMGEPLANYKRVVGAIRRLTDPEPDGLGLSQRGITVSTVGLVPAMLRFADEGFKCRLAVSLHAPDDELRDTLVPVNTRWKVREVLDAAWEYAEKSGRRISIEYALIRDINDQAWRGDRLGRLLKGKRVHVNLIPLNPTPGSKWTASRPEDEKAFVEAIAAHGVPVTVRDTRGQEIDGACGQLAASER
- a CDS encoding ABC transporter ATP-binding protein; the protein is MLAVETATVRFGGRTALDAVDLEVADHEIVCVLGPSGSGKSTLLRAVAGLQPLDGGRVLLDGEDQAPLPVHRRGLGLMFQDHQLFPHRDAGANVAFGLRMHGVPRAERDRRADELLDLVGLPGAGRRAVTALSGGEQQRVALARALAPRPRLLMLDEPLGQLDRSLRERLVVELRTLFGRLGTTVLAVTHDQGEAFALADRVVVMRDGRIAQAGTPLEVWQQPASAFVARFLGFDNLVDAVVTGTAADTAWGKVPVPDGSPQGACELLVRPGGVRIGSPKDGLRCTVGVRTFRGHHVTVLLHPVDGPALEAECGLRDTPDEGAVVGVAFDPAETVVLPPA
- the rpsB gene encoding 30S ribosomal protein S2, which translates into the protein MAVVTMRELLESGVHFGHQTRRWNPKMKRFIFTERNGIYIIDLLQSLSYIDRAYEFVKETVAHGGSIMFVGTKKQAQEAIAEQATRVGMPYVNQRWLGGMLTNFSTVYKRLQRLKELELIDFEDVAASGLTKKELLVLSREKAKLEKTLGGIREMQKVPSAVWIVDTKKEHIAVGEARKLHIPVVAILDTNCDPDEVDYKIPGNDDAIRSVTLLTRVIADAVAEGLIARSGAATGDSKPGEKAAGEPLAEWERDLLTGEKKDDAEVQSSAETEKAADAEPAAAADEQAAEQAEAPAAEAPAAEAPATDEQA